From Passer domesticus isolate bPasDom1 chromosome 20, bPasDom1.hap1, whole genome shotgun sequence, one genomic window encodes:
- the CHMP6 gene encoding charged multivesicular body protein 6 has protein sequence MGNLFGRKRRSRVTEQDRAVLQLKQQRDKLRQYQKRLSLGLERERALARQLLRDGKKEKAMLLLKKKRYQEQLLDRTENQISNLERMVQDIEFTQIEMKVIEGLKIGNECLNKMHQVMSIEEVERIIGETQDAVEYQRQIDELLAGSLTEEDEDAILEELNAITQEQLELPEVPSEPLPEKIPEVSPIKNRPKPELVAAS, from the exons ATGGGGAACCTGTTCGGGCGGAAACGGCGGAGCCGCGTCACGGAGCAGGACCGGGCCGTGCTG CAACTGAAGCAGCAGCGGGACAAGCTCCGGCAGTACCAGAAGCggctgagcctggggctggagcGGGAGCGGGCGCTGGCCCGGCAGCTGCTGCGGGACGGCAAGAAAGA GAAAGCCATGCTCCTGCTGAAGAAGAAACGgtaccaggagcagctgctggataGAACAGAGAACCAGATCAGCAACCTGGAGAGGATG GTGCAGGACATTGAATTCACCCAGATTGAAATGAAGGTCATCGAGGGCCTGAAAATCGGCAACGAGTGTCtgaacaaaatgcaccag gtgATGTCCATAGAAGAAGTGGAAAGGATAATAGGGGAGACCCAGGATGCTGTGGAGTACCAGAGG CAAATAGACGAGCTCCTGGCTGGCAGCCTGACTGAGGAGGATGAAGATGCCATTCTAGAAGAATTAAATGCTATTACTCAG GAACAGTTGGAGCTTCCCGAAGTTCCCTCGGAGCCGCTCCCAGAGAAGATCCCAG AAGTGTCACCCATCAAGAACAGGCCAAAGCCAGAGCTGGTGGCAGCATCTTAA